The sequence CATTCCCAGGCAGCTATCATGTCGTCGGTCCCGCATAAATCTGAACTGTCTGTGGTCATTTTAACGGCATACAGTTTGGCATCCGGGGCCACACCGCCGATATAATCTCCGGTAGCGCCAATATCTCCTGCAGCAATTCCGGCACAGCACGTGCCATGACCGGTATAATCCATGGGGTCGTCATCGTCATTTCCAATATCATATCCATCGATAACCTTATCGTTGGGGAAATCTTGGCTGCCGCCAAGCATGGGATGGGTGTAATCAATGCCGGTGTCGCATATGGCTATACCGACACCGGCTCCGCCGTAAGTTTGCCTTGCCTGTGTTGCATTGATCAGGGGGATGGCCTGGGCGCCGTGGGGATAGATGGTCATGATCTCCTCAATAGAGACGACGTCCGGATCATCCGTTAATTGGGAAAGCCCTTTCAAGGTAACTTCTGCCGTTATCCCGTAGTTGAATTTGAATCGGCTGGTGGTTTGAACCTCATTTAAATCCATCCTGGATAACACTTCTTGTTGCAATTGGTTTACCGATTGTCTGGCTTCTTTTCTGCCGTTCCTGGTTTTCATCCGATTTTTGTGTGTTTTTTCATCCGGGATTTTAAAGTTGACAATAACCTTCGACGTTGTTTTTTGATCAATAAAATCTTTTAAGATGGATTCGGAAGAGGTGATTTTTGGATCTGAAAAAAGGGCCTTTGCCTTTTGAGCTTTGTTTTTGCCAAAGACCTTGTTCCAGTCCACAGTCTCTATGGTGTTCGTTTCAAGGTCACTTTGGTCGGTCGAATGGTTTTGAACATTCGATTTTGCATAACCCCTGCCTGAAAAAGGCTGGATTAACAGAACTGCAATTATCAGCAAACATGTTCGGGTAAATATTTCGGGTAATTGTGTCATGGATTCTACCTTTTATTTTAATTTTTTTTGTTGCCCGGATAGTTATATTACGAAAAGGTGCTAATTTAGAAAGCAAATGTCATATAATAAAAAGATCTTCCATTATTTTACCCCCTTTCTAAAAGTTGATGAAAATTTTGTAACCAGTCCGTAACCGGTTGAAAATTTTGTAATTAAATATTAAGAAGGCGTGTCCGAAACAGGCAGACAGTCGTTTCTATATAACGGCCACGGGCCGTCCTTGGTCTATCTACACCCAGGCCTCGGCCCACAACAAAGCTTGAAAGATCTAAGTAACTGACCCAGACTTTCTTATAAAACTTCGCATTAAAGCGTATACAAAATTTTCAGGTTTTCGTTCAGGCATTATTTAGCATTATCCACTTTCCAACTTAAAAAAAATAAAACGGCGATGCCTAAAATTGGCCAAATCGGAAAAATTTCTTTGATCAAAATCATCCAAATTCGCCATTTTTTTCGTCTGTATGGCCTCTCCTGCTTTTCCATAACTATTTGATATTACATATTTTTATATGTCATTTTCCCATCCATTTTTTATCTGGTATGAGGCTTGCTAAATTCATAGGTAACCTATGAAAAAGGAGAGGAGACATGAGATGCTGAAAATTTAAAATTCAGGAAAAAAAACTAATAACAACAGAAAAGGAGACATAAAAATTCAGGAATTTTTCAACCAAAAGGAACATGGGAGCAATAATCTGCCGGGCGCAAATGGCGCATAGTAATACTCATAGGTTATCGGCAAATAAATTTTATCAAAAAATTTAGGAGGTACGTATGAAAAGAAGAACGAATCAATCAACAAATTTTTTTACTTCTTATGTTATCGGGGCAGCAGCATTATTTTCAGTGTTACTTTTGACGATCGCCATTAATCCTGTCATGGCCGGCGACGCCAAGACCTACCCGGGATCAATGGGCGTTAAATACAGTGGCGGAAATCCAAGTTACAACGCTAGTATGATGGGAAATCCAAACACTTCATATATGTATGTGGATCTTCCTGCCATAAATGATTCAATGTCAGAAAGCGTAAAAAACGCTTGGGTTGGCGTGCTGGATCGTCACTATGACCAAGATGTCCGTTGCTCATTTAACTCAGTCTATTGGAATAACACCAACGATACTATTTATGGTTGGTGGGGTGGAAACAAATATAGCAACGGGAGCAGTAACGACAGACAGGTGTTGTCCTGGGGAAGGGTTGGCGGCGCAGGTGAAACCGTGCATCATTATTTCAGCTGCCGTGTTCCAGCAAACTACAATGGGAATCGGTCTTATATTATTTCTTACCACGTCAATGAAGATTAACTCGTAGCAGGCTTGTTCGAGTTTATTTACACACCCTGGGCAAGGCCGGTTGTTGAACGCCGGCTTTGCCCGACCAACGATGTATGGAGGAATTATGCTTAAAAAACATATTAAACGTGTTCAGGTTATCTCTGTAGCCGTCGTTGCGGCCTTAATTCTGGGATACGTTATGCTGCAAACAAATTCACCTGAAAAAAATAATATAGTTAAAGCAGCACCGCAGTCCCCTTTGTTGAGGGCAAATGAAGCCGGCTTAACTCAATCCGATTTGGATAATGTATCAGGTGAAATTAATGAAGAGCTTGCCTTGCTGCGAAAGTATCTGGGTGCATTAAGGGCAAACCAGCAGGCGTTGAGAACGGATATTGAAAATTTTCAAGCCACCTCGACGGCAAATAACATTCAGGATGATCAAAATGTTAAAAACGATGATGAGACCCAGTTATCCACAACATCGCCAAGCCCTGTTGAACAAAAGGTGCAAGAACAAGAGACCATGTTGGAACAGGCTTTTTACGCGCAAGAGCCTGACCCGGAGTGGGCTGGTGAAACCCTCGACAAGTTGTATGCCAGTTTTGAAAGTGGAGACATGCAAGGCATTCATTTGGTGGACGCTTCGTGTGCGTCTACATTGTGTCAAATGGACCTTGCCATTGATCAAGATGCTTCAATGGAGGAAAGTTTACAGCATCTCGCACACCATCGGTCATGGGACGGGGCTACATTTGTTGCCGCGAATAAAAGCGGTCAAATTAAAATATATTTTGCCAGAGACGGACACGATCTTCCCAATCCCGACACAGACGAACCGACATATCCATAGGAGTCAGGTGCAGGCCCGGCATTACTCATTTTCCTAGTGGTTATCAGCCGAATACATGATTTATATGAAAGTACCAACAAGTTGCTGAGTTCCTTTCATGTTTTGTTGTGGGCCGGCCTGGGGGCTGATAGACCAAGTCGGCCCATGGCCGTTATTCTGATTATCGATTTTGGACAGATATAAAGAAGTTAACAAAAACAGCAATCTTGTGTATAGTTGCAGAGTCTTTTATTCTCAAAATTCAGGAGACCTAGGACATGTTAAATCGCCTCAGGAATCACGTATAGCAGAACAACCACAGGCTTCCAGCCGGTGGTTGTTCAGTCATTTTTTGAGAAATTTGATGGGAGGGGAAACCGACAGACGAAAATTAAGAGGTCAAACTCTTTTTGAAAAATTTATCGATAAAATTCAAACTGTTTTTATCCTACGCGGTCATATTCATGATCATATTGTCGTTGGGTTTTTCACTGCTTTTTTTCCAGGTGCGCAGTGCCCTTGAGCAAAAAATCAAAGAAGAGTTGAACCAGTCCAACCAGACGATTACCGATATGATAGAAACCACGGCAACAGTTTCAATCAGAAATCATTTAAAGGCCATTGCGGAAAAAAACAGAGAAATTGTATCCTATTTTTATCAAAAATTTCTTGATGGAGAAATTTCGGAATCCGAGGCCAAACACAATGCTGTCCAGGTGTTGTTAAGTCAAACCGTCGGGGATACCGGATATCTTTACTGCATCGACAGCAAAGGGATTGCCGTTGTGCACCCCCAAAAAGGGGTGTTGGGCCATAATTTTTCTTTTCGTAAATTTATCCAGAAACAGATATCGGAAAAAGAAGGGTATCTGGAATATGAATGGAAAAATCCGGGAGAAACCCTGGAACGTCCCAAAGCCCTTTACATGAGTTACTTTGAAGCCTGGGACTGGATCATTTCCGCATCGTCCTATAAATCCGAATTCCTATGGCTCATCGATATTGAAGATTTCAAAGATAGAATTTTGAATCTCTCCTTTGGTAAGACCGGATATTCTTTTATCCTGAATTCAAAAGGGGATGCCGTGATCCATCCCGAAGTGACCGGTAATGTTTTGGCTTTGAAGGATGCCAACGGATTTTCCTTTGTTAGAGAAATGATGCGGTTAAAAAAAGGATACCTGACATACTGGTGGAAAAATCCTTCCGAACCATATCCCCGAGAAAAATTTGTAGCGTTTGACTATATACCGGCATTTGACTGGCTTATTGTTTCATCCTCTTATACCAGGGAAGTGTTTTCCTCGTTGAATGACATACAGAAAACATTTCTTGTGATATTAATTCTGGTGGTTTTAATCACGGGAGGGATTACTTTAATCGTAAGCACGACTATTACAAATCCTTTGCTTAAATTTATCCGTCAGCTTGAAAAAATGGCGCCGGATGACTGGTCATCACGGCTGGCAGATGAAGGAAATGATGAAATTGGCAAACTTTCAGCAAGCTTTAACCGGTTTATGGACCGGATAGGTGCCTATCGCAAAGAGCTGATCTCAGAGATCAAGGTCCGCAAAAAAGCGGAAAATGATCTTCAGCATTTAAAAAACTATCTATCCGATATCATTGATTCAATGCCGTCAATCCTGATTGGGGTGGACAATCACGGCATCATCACCCAATGGAATAAAAAAGCCCAGCAGGCCACCGGAATTTCTTCTGAATCAGCCACAGGGCGTCTTGTTCATGATGTTTTTCCCCAAATGTCAAATCGGATGGAACTGATCCGGCAGGCGATCTCAGAGCAGCGGGTCACTTCGGAGTCACGGCATACCAGGACACAAAACAATCAAACGTTTTTTGAAGATGTTACCGTATATCCATTGCGAGCCACAGGGGTGAAAGGGTGTGTGATCAGAATTGATGATGTTACCCAACAGGTGCGCATGGAAGAGATGATGATTCAGTCCGAGAAAATGATGTCCGTAGGCGGCCTTGCCGCAGGTATGGCCCATGAAATAAACAATCCCCTGGCAGGCATGGTCCAGAATGTGATTGTTATGCAATCAAGGCTGGAAAACCCCGACATGCCGGCAAATCAGCGTGCCGCCAAGGAACTTGGCATCTCCACAACAGATATCAAACATTTCATGGAAAAAAGAGGGATTCTCCGTATACTTGAAGCCATTCATTCATCCGGGTTACGTGCTGCAGAAATTGTTAACAGTATGCTCAGCTTTGCAAGACAATCCGATGCCGATGTCTCTTTCCATTACCCGGATCAGCTTATAGATCAAATCCTTGAACTGGTTGCAACGGATTATGACCTGAAAAAACAATACGATTTTAAATCCATTAAAATTATAAAAGAATATGCTGACAACCTGCCGATGCTGCCTTGCGAAAGTGCTAAAATTCAACAGGTAATGTTGAACATTCTACGTAATGGTGCACAGGCGATGCAGGAGGCCAATACGGCATCTCCAATGTTTACTATCAGAATCTATGCTGAAACAGCCTCTCAAATGATATGCATAGAAATAGAAGATAACGGCCCCGGCATGGATGAAGAAACTCGCTTAAAGGCCTTTGACCCGTTTTTTACAACAAAACCGGTTGGGATTGGAACCGGATTGGGTCTGTCTGTGTCGTATTTTATCATCACTGAAAATCATAACGGAACAATGGATGTTATTTCCGAACCGGGTAAAGGAACAAATTTTATTATTCAACTTCCGATTCAGAGAAATTGAATTTTTGAATTATTCCTGATAAGTATAATGGCCTAAATTTTTAAGGGGATACACAATGCATTACGAAGGTACGGTTATCAGGCCTCCCAGCGAGGCGAACAGTATACTGCTCCAGGTCACATTGGGCTGCTCCCATAATAAATGTACCTTTTGCGGGACCTATCGTGGAAAACGGTTCGACATCAAAAAAGATGATGTGATCTTTGAAGACATCGAATTTGCAAGCAAGCACTGCCGTCGGCAGAATCGTTTGTTTTTGTGTGACGGGGATGCCCTGATTATTCCCATGAGACGCCTGGTCCCCATCCTTGAAAGAATCCGGGACCGGCTGCCTTGGGTGGAGCGGGTCGGCGTTTATGCCAACACCAAAAGTATCAAGATGAAAACCGATGAAGAGTTGGCCCTGCTGCATAAACTTGGACTCAAGATTGCCTACATGGGTCTTGAATCCGGTGATGATAAGGTCCTTGAGGCCATCCGCAAGGGTGCGGACGCGGATAAAATGGTCACCATGGGAAAAAAGTTGAAAAAGGCGGGCATCAAAGTCTCGGTGACGGTATTGCTTGGACTTGGCGGCCGCAAAGGCTCCTTAAACCATGCCCGGGAAACCGGCAGGGTGCTTACGGCCATGGACCCTGATTTTGTCGGTGCATTAAGCCTGATGCTTATCCCCGGCACAGCACTGCATGACCAGTATGAAAAAGGCGACTTTCAGCTGCTTGGGCCCGAGGAGATGCTCACCGAGCTTGGGGCCATGATTGCCGCAACCAACCTGACAGACGGCCTTTTTCATGCCAACCATGCATCCAATTATTTACCCATACGGGCACATCTACCCCGGGACAAAGAAAAAACCCTTGAACTTATATCCCAGGCCCTGGACGGCAAAGTGCCGTTGAAACCTGAATATATGAGAGCGTTATAGCAGCCACGGGCTGACCTGGGCTATCGACATTCAGGCTCAGCCCATAACGAAACTTGAAAGATCTGTGTGCGTTGCACAGACTTTCTTATAAAATTTTTAAACCTTTTACAGGAGAGATATCCATGGCTGATGCCGAAAACAACAACCAAGACCAGCTTACCGTCAACACCATCCGTGCCCTGTGCATGGACATGGTCCAGAAGGCCAACTCCGGGCATCCCGGAGCACCTATGGGGCTGGCACCTGCCGCTTATGTGATTTTCAAACACTTTTTAAAACAAAATCCGGCCAATCCGTCCTGGGTGGACCGGGACCGTTTTGTTTTGTCCGGCGGACATGCATCTTCTTTGTTGTACTCTCTTTTATATCTGTTTGGCTATGGGTTGACCCTGGATGATTTGAAAAATTTCAGACAGTGGGGATCCAAGACTCCTGGGCATCCCGAGTATGGTGATACCGCAGGCGTGGAAACCACCACCGGCCCCTTGGGACAGGGCGTAGCCAATGCCGTGGGCATGGCCATTGCCGAACGTCATATGGCGGACCGGTTCAACAAGGATGACCAATGCGTAATTGATCATTACACCTATGCCATCTGCGGCGACGGGGATCTCATGGAAGGGGTGGCGCTTGAAGCCGTTTCCCTGGCTGGCCATCTGGGGCTTGGACGCTTGATCCTCATCTATGATGACAATGAAATCACCATCGAAGGCAAAACCAGCATCACATTCACCGAAAATACCCGTGCGAAATTCGATGCCATGAACTGGCATGTGGTTGAGGTGGCGGACGGCAATGACCTTAATGCCATTGAAAAAGCGATCCAGTCCGCTAAGGATGCCGTTTCTAGGCCCTCGTTGATAAAAGTCAGTACGCACATCGCCTACGGCAGCCCCAGCAAACAGGATTCACCGGATGCCCACGGCTCCCCCCTGGGTGAAGAAGAGATTAAAGTGGTGAAAAAATTCTACGGCCTGCCCGAAGATAAGGATTTTTATGTGCCTGATGACGTGCTGGAAAATACGCGCAAGGCACTGGCATATGGGGAGCAGTATGAGAAAACCTGGCAGGAGGAGTTCACAACATTTAAGAACCTGTACCCCGAAGACGCCAATCTGTTTGTGGATGCCATCACAGGATTTTTAACTAAAGGATGGGATAAGGATATTCCTGTGTTCAAGTCCGAGGACGGACCTGTGGCCACCCGGGCGGCGTCCGGCCAGGTGCTCAACAGCATCGCACCGAATCTGCCGGCTTTGATGGGCGGATCTGCCGACCTTGCACCGTCCAACAAAACCTACATGACCTGTGCCGAGGAGTTCCAGAAAGAAGCATGGTCCGGCAGAAACATTCGCTTTGGTGTCCGGGAACACGCCATGGGCGCCATCATGAGCGGCATGTACCTGCACGGCGGGGTCCGGCCTTTTGGCGGTACCTTCCTGGTTTTTGCCGATTACATGCGGCCGGCCATCCGGGTGGCATCCCTGATGCGTCTGCCCATCATCTATGTGTTTACCCATGACTCCGTGGCTGTGGGCGAAGACGGCCCCACTCATCAGCCGGTGGAGCATGTGGCAGCCTTGCGGGCTATCCCGGGCCTGACCGTAATCCGTCCGGCGGATGCCAATGAAACGGCCCTGGCCTGGAAAAAGGCTTTAGGCACCCTGAACAGCCCCACGGCACTGATTCTTTCCCGGCAGAAACTGCCCACCCTGGATCTGTCCAACTCAGACGGAGATATGATATGGGGTGGATATACGGTAAGAAGCGCGGGCAAAACCCCTGATATGCTGATCATTGCAACGGGTTCGGAGGTTCACATCAGCGTGGCCGCTGCAGATATTTTGGAAAAAGAGCACAACATTAAAGCATCTGTTGTCTCTCTGCTCTCCTGGGAACTGTTTGAAAAGGCGCCTGAGGCATATAAAGAGAGAATTTTCCCTGCCGCTGTTACCAAACGGCTGACCGTCGAAGCCGGTATTTCCATGGGGTGGGAAAAGTATGCTGGCACCCAGGGCAAAAGCATCAGTATTGAACGGTTTGGTGCATCTGCCCCTGGTGGTACGGTACTCAAAGAGTTTGGTTTTTCCGTGGAAAACATCGTAAAAACCGCCTTAGAAATGTAAATCAATGTTTGAACGAAAAGTCACCCACCTGCGGCGTTGCAGAAAAATTTGCAATCCTCACAACCGCTATGTTGCTCCGGTTACAAATTTTTCTGCGCCTTGCATCTGGGCAACTTTTCGTCCAAACTCGGGGATCGTATAGGTATCAGCAAAAGCGAATCAGGGGGGATTAAATAGACAGATGCAGTTTTCAATTAAAACCGGGGCCAGGACTCAGATGATGGACATTACCGCCCAGGTCCGGGACATTGTCCGGCAGTCCGGCATAAGTAACGGCCTTGTGCATGTGTTTTCCATGCACACCACAGGGGCTGTGACCATTAATGAAAATGCGGATCCGGCGGTACCTGTGGATATTTTATCCTGCATCAACAAGGTGATTCCCTTTGATGACAACTTTACACATATGGAAGGCAATTCAGCGGCCCATATAAAGGTCAGCCTGTTCGGCCCATCTGAAACCGTTGCCCTTGAAAATGGAAATTTGGTTCTGGGGACCTGGCAAAGTCTTTTTTTCTGCGAGTTTGACGGGCCCAGAACCCGAAAAGTCAACGTGACAATTATTGGCGCATAACGCCGTTTTGACAATCTTGGTAAGACTTTCAGCAAAGGATTTCGATTAAGGGGGTAAAAAGTAGATTTGCCCCCTTTTTTAAATAATGAAATTATTGGAAGAAAATCTTCTGGCCCATCTTCAGCGTCCGGAATTTGCTGACTTATATGCTGCACTGAAAAAACGCAACTATCCCAAAGGGGATTTTATTTGTCGTCCCGAAAGCGGTGAAAATCGGATTTTTATCGTGGCCAAGGGGCGAGCCCGGGTATATCTGGGATATGAAGATAAAGAATTTAATATCGGCATTCTTTCCAAAGGTGATATCTACTCCGCACACACGCGTGCGTTTGTGCAGGCACTGGATGAGATTGATGTTTTAAGCGCAGATACTGAAACATTCAGGCAAAAAATGCTGGATGATCCGGAAGTGGCAAAAGCCATGATCGGCATACTGGGTAGTATGCTGAAAAACTCATTTACCATTATTGAGAACCTGATCTTCAAAGATGTCAACAGCCGCCTGGTCGGGCTTTTGGTAAACGAGGCCCAAAAATACGGCATACCAGGTGCAGACGGGGGCATCATCATTAAAATCGATCTTTCTGTTGAACAGATCGCCTTTCTTGTGGGGTCCACACGGCAAACGGTATCCACCTTTTTAAATCAACTGTCCCGGCAGAAAGTGATCAGGAAATTGGGGCGGGGCAAGTTTTTTATTGCAGATCTTGCCCTCCTGAAAACCTTAGAAGCCTCTTGATCTGTAAAATGAAAAGCGTCGATATGCCCAATTGCCCATAGCTGTTTATATGAAAGTATTAATAAGTTGTTGAATTACTTTCATATTTTGTTGTGTGGCGAGTCTGGGTGCTGATAGACTATGTCGGCCCA is a genomic window of uncultured Desulfobacter sp. containing:
- a CDS encoding cache domain-containing protein, yielding MIILSLGFSLLFFQVRSALEQKIKEELNQSNQTITDMIETTATVSIRNHLKAIAEKNREIVSYFYQKFLDGEISESEAKHNAVQVLLSQTVGDTGYLYCIDSKGIAVVHPQKGVLGHNFSFRKFIQKQISEKEGYLEYEWKNPGETLERPKALYMSYFEAWDWIISASSYKSEFLWLIDIEDFKDRILNLSFGKTGYSFILNSKGDAVIHPEVTGNVLALKDANGFSFVREMMRLKKGYLTYWWKNPSEPYPREKFVAFDYIPAFDWLIVSSSYTREVFSSLNDIQKTFLVILILVVLITGGITLIVSTTITNPLLKFIRQLEKMAPDDWSSRLADEGNDEIGKLSASFNRFMDRIGAYRKELISEIKVRKKAENDLQHLKNYLSDIIDSMPSILIGVDNHGIITQWNKKAQQATGISSESATGRLVHDVFPQMSNRMELIRQAISEQRVTSESRHTRTQNNQTFFEDVTVYPLRATGVKGCVIRIDDVTQQVRMEEMMIQSEKMMSVGGLAAGMAHEINNPLAGMVQNVIVMQSRLENPDMPANQRAAKELGISTTDIKHFMEKRGILRILEAIHSSGLRAAEIVNSMLSFARQSDADVSFHYPDQLIDQILELVATDYDLKKQYDFKSIKIIKEYADNLPMLPCESAKIQQVMLNILRNGAQAMQEANTASPMFTIRIYAETASQMICIEIEDNGPGMDEETRLKAFDPFFTTKPVGIGTGLGLSVSYFIITENHNGTMDVISEPGKGTNFIIQLPIQRN
- a CDS encoding radical SAM protein; translated protein: MHYEGTVIRPPSEANSILLQVTLGCSHNKCTFCGTYRGKRFDIKKDDVIFEDIEFASKHCRRQNRLFLCDGDALIIPMRRLVPILERIRDRLPWVERVGVYANTKSIKMKTDEELALLHKLGLKIAYMGLESGDDKVLEAIRKGADADKMVTMGKKLKKAGIKVSVTVLLGLGGRKGSLNHARETGRVLTAMDPDFVGALSLMLIPGTALHDQYEKGDFQLLGPEEMLTELGAMIAATNLTDGLFHANHASNYLPIRAHLPRDKEKTLELISQALDGKVPLKPEYMRAL
- the tkt gene encoding transketolase, with protein sequence MADAENNNQDQLTVNTIRALCMDMVQKANSGHPGAPMGLAPAAYVIFKHFLKQNPANPSWVDRDRFVLSGGHASSLLYSLLYLFGYGLTLDDLKNFRQWGSKTPGHPEYGDTAGVETTTGPLGQGVANAVGMAIAERHMADRFNKDDQCVIDHYTYAICGDGDLMEGVALEAVSLAGHLGLGRLILIYDDNEITIEGKTSITFTENTRAKFDAMNWHVVEVADGNDLNAIEKAIQSAKDAVSRPSLIKVSTHIAYGSPSKQDSPDAHGSPLGEEEIKVVKKFYGLPEDKDFYVPDDVLENTRKALAYGEQYEKTWQEEFTTFKNLYPEDANLFVDAITGFLTKGWDKDIPVFKSEDGPVATRAASGQVLNSIAPNLPALMGGSADLAPSNKTYMTCAEEFQKEAWSGRNIRFGVREHAMGAIMSGMYLHGGVRPFGGTFLVFADYMRPAIRVASLMRLPIIYVFTHDSVAVGEDGPTHQPVEHVAALRAIPGLTVIRPADANETALAWKKALGTLNSPTALILSRQKLPTLDLSNSDGDMIWGGYTVRSAGKTPDMLIIATGSEVHISVAAADILEKEHNIKASVVSLLSWELFEKAPEAYKERIFPAAVTKRLTVEAGISMGWEKYAGTQGKSISIERFGASAPGGTVLKEFGFSVENIVKTALEM
- a CDS encoding secondary thiamine-phosphate synthase enzyme YjbQ → MQFSIKTGARTQMMDITAQVRDIVRQSGISNGLVHVFSMHTTGAVTINENADPAVPVDILSCINKVIPFDDNFTHMEGNSAAHIKVSLFGPSETVALENGNLVLGTWQSLFFCEFDGPRTRKVNVTIIGA
- a CDS encoding Crp/Fnr family transcriptional regulator, which produces MEENLLAHLQRPEFADLYAALKKRNYPKGDFICRPESGENRIFIVAKGRARVYLGYEDKEFNIGILSKGDIYSAHTRAFVQALDEIDVLSADTETFRQKMLDDPEVAKAMIGILGSMLKNSFTIIENLIFKDVNSRLVGLLVNEAQKYGIPGADGGIIIKIDLSVEQIAFLVGSTRQTVSTFLNQLSRQKVIRKLGRGKFFIADLALLKTLEAS